A region of Candidatus Woesearchaeota archaeon DNA encodes the following proteins:
- a CDS encoding WD40 repeat domain-containing protein — MKAKQTVIGGLITIIILLNGATLVLQQTTDNPNYDVCRKGRTYGTWKLITPDKPLHLSKFAPALGRYRCSVERTTRWCRKTTRTRCYYLDMKSITRNKLLLDEAKDDRPFIVKSRQYEVLKENRQTFTILNSTVTYSPGNLMQLETTPDGNIKFGFENAGCYLVTNVQRMEGYDAVIGYRNCTDPLTHEETRCPVRIENNMQVKTFNITVCDRNDPRECWTIQEQREVGRLTYNPKTHTLRVCHQDNFDPAVATISSFNNNQRSTAKDSNGNWWIAASDSSSDLRVYKSTDDGQTWTMHKLLHVGTVRSASYTIAPDGTHWIAAAVGNGVEIRVFNSSDDWTTWNEFTIHNVNQYPCGFRPYEGASIAADKNSNIYLAWASDMSLNYTGDGSSDYGNGWVFFHYYNKSTGQWNTPENADCHDLNQTDVRVEWDGSPTQGGNGNRMADVVVTSDNQVFVTWWNLHHDKYLIDKWTGTWADNEIYTYDGVDMGGAGTWVDDQDRIWAAFTEGGKIVVQRQNASTWNSPWTTLSDQEQAFTVVDYENANNRIPIITTNDSRAVVVYQREDASVTDNQNLYYGISTDDGQTWLWDVLLIDLDQSGAATAYFPNPATFGIPSWASNYSGTHLPITFYNGTSTLTFKYIETNGPPTTPSSITCNGGTCNTTITSSPVTMKCQSTDPDGDTITYDLKAAYYSPILNTTTNKTLTTATKDIETTGNPGTIDFSTDYNNPSYATTEDGGTTCSSGTTCYAVGNIDWSSGSLLANYTMTFDYDLSGNNASQIGSMTFKIKFCNTGNAPNNGCANDNAEWEDSPTSSVLWDGQTYPGYGQLSAFVYDWNTGEWVEFAGTDDRINVGDQAGGNYDDQLYTVSWTLDNSVTPSEGWINNTGTMRIKLMEWGEIEANAWEVSLYVDYAFLDVTFGNQRTEETIGNYTGTSGYSWDVTSKNGMTYSELLCRAKDQNGTNTWTSTLTQPTNLTISLTGGGSSCDCPSPASNWQWDYSEGCTISNNCNIDGYNITGTGTGSITCNAQITADNMQPLTTGQQLNIGSSCKITLNGGT, encoded by the coding sequence ATGAAAGCAAAACAGACCGTAATCGGCGGACTCATAACAATAATAATCCTTCTTAACGGAGCAACCCTCGTCCTCCAACAAACAACAGACAACCCCAACTACGATGTTTGCAGGAAAGGCAGAACTTACGGAACCTGGAAACTCATCACTCCAGACAAGCCATTGCACCTATCCAAATTCGCACCCGCCCTGGGACGCTACCGCTGCAGCGTCGAAAGAACCACACGCTGGTGCAGAAAAACAACACGCACCCGCTGCTACTACTTGGACATGAAAAGCATAACCAGGAACAAACTCCTTCTCGACGAAGCCAAAGATGACAGACCATTCATCGTCAAGTCCAGACAATACGAAGTTCTCAAAGAGAACAGACAAACATTCACAATCCTGAACAGCACCGTAACCTACAGCCCAGGAAACCTCATGCAACTCGAAACAACACCCGACGGAAATATCAAATTCGGATTCGAGAACGCAGGATGCTACCTCGTAACCAATGTCCAGAGAATGGAAGGGTACGACGCAGTAATCGGATACCGAAACTGCACAGATCCCCTCACACACGAAGAAACCAGATGTCCCGTCAGAATAGAGAACAACATGCAGGTCAAAACCTTTAACATAACTGTATGCGATAGGAACGATCCGAGAGAATGCTGGACAATCCAGGAACAAAGAGAAGTAGGGCGCCTTACCTACAACCCAAAAACACACACTTTAAGAGTATGCCATCAGGACAACTTCGATCCAGCCGTAGCCACAATAAGCAGTTTTAACAACAACCAGCGAAGCACAGCCAAAGACAGCAACGGGAACTGGTGGATAGCCGCAAGCGATTCCAGTAGCGACCTCCGAGTATACAAAAGCACAGATGACGGCCAAACATGGACAATGCACAAACTCCTCCATGTAGGAACTGTCAGAAGCGCAAGTTACACGATAGCCCCAGACGGAACTCACTGGATAGCAGCAGCAGTAGGTAATGGCGTAGAAATAAGGGTTTTCAACTCGTCAGACGACTGGACCACATGGAACGAATTCACAATCCACAATGTGAACCAATACCCCTGCGGCTTCAGACCTTACGAAGGCGCAAGCATAGCAGCAGACAAAAACTCCAACATATACTTGGCCTGGGCAAGCGATATGAGTTTAAACTACACAGGCGATGGCTCAAGCGATTACGGCAACGGATGGGTGTTTTTCCACTACTACAACAAAAGCACAGGGCAGTGGAACACTCCAGAGAACGCTGACTGCCACGACCTCAACCAAACGGATGTCAGAGTGGAATGGGACGGAAGCCCCACACAGGGAGGAAACGGAAACAGAATGGCTGATGTTGTCGTAACCAGCGACAACCAAGTATTCGTCACATGGTGGAACCTGCACCACGACAAGTACTTAATCGACAAATGGACAGGAACCTGGGCTGACAACGAAATATACACTTATGACGGAGTAGACATGGGAGGAGCAGGAACCTGGGTGGACGACCAGGACAGAATATGGGCCGCATTCACAGAAGGCGGAAAAATAGTAGTCCAAAGACAAAACGCAAGCACCTGGAACTCCCCCTGGACAACCCTCTCAGACCAGGAACAAGCATTCACAGTAGTCGATTATGAGAACGCAAACAACAGAATACCAATCATAACAACCAACGACAGCAGAGCAGTAGTGGTATACCAGAGAGAAGACGCCAGCGTAACGGACAACCAAAACCTCTACTACGGAATAAGCACAGACGACGGTCAGACCTGGCTGTGGGATGTCCTCCTCATAGACCTGGACCAAAGCGGAGCCGCAACAGCATACTTCCCAAACCCAGCAACATTCGGAATCCCGTCCTGGGCAAGCAATTATTCAGGAACGCACCTGCCAATCACTTTCTATAACGGAACCTCAACCCTCACATTCAAGTACATAGAAACAAACGGTCCACCAACAACACCATCAAGCATAACCTGCAACGGAGGAACCTGCAACACCACAATAACCTCCAGCCCCGTCACAATGAAGTGCCAAAGCACAGATCCAGACGGGGACACCATAACTTACGACCTCAAAGCAGCATACTACTCCCCAATCCTCAACACCACAACAAACAAAACACTCACAACAGCAACCAAAGACATCGAAACCACAGGAAACCCAGGAACAATCGACTTCTCAACCGACTACAACAACCCATCATACGCAACCACAGAAGACGGCGGAACAACATGCAGCAGCGGAACAACATGCTACGCTGTCGGAAACATCGACTGGTCTTCGGGAAGTTTGCTCGCCAACTACACAATGACCTTCGACTACGACCTTTCAGGAAACAACGCAAGCCAAATAGGAAGCATGACCTTTAAAATCAAATTCTGCAACACAGGAAACGCACCGAACAACGGTTGCGCAAACGACAACGCAGAATGGGAAGACAGCCCAACCAGCAGCGTACTCTGGGACGGCCAAACATACCCAGGATACGGACAACTCTCCGCATTCGTCTACGATTGGAACACAGGAGAATGGGTAGAATTCGCAGGAACAGACGACAGAATAAATGTGGGCGACCAAGCAGGCGGAAATTATGACGACCAACTGTACACAGTTTCCTGGACGCTGGACAACAGCGTAACACCCAGCGAAGGATGGATAAACAACACAGGAACAATGAGAATCAAACTCATGGAATGGGGGGAAATAGAAGCAAACGCCTGGGAAGTATCCCTCTATGTCGACTACGCATTCCTCGATGTCACATTCGGAAACCAGAGAACAGAAGAAACAATTGGAAACTACACAGGCACAAGCGGGTACTCCTGGGATGTAACCAGCAAAAACGGAATGACCTACTCAGAACTCCTCTGCAGAGCCAAAGACCAAAACGGAACCAACACTTGGACATCAACACTCACGCAACCAACAAACCTCACAATCTCCCTGACAGGAGGAGGAAGTTCCTGCGATTGCCCAAGCCCAGCAAGCAATTGGCAATGGGACTACAGCGAAGGATGCACCATAAGCAACAACTGCAACATAGACGGGTACAACATCACAGGAACGGGAACAGGAAGCATAACCTGCAACGCACAAATAACTGCAGACAACATGCAACCACTCACAACAGGGCAACAATTAAATATCGGCTCGTCTTGTAAGATAACACTGAACGGAGGAACATAA